AAGCCGCACGGCAGGGGGCGGCAGGAGCGTTTATCATTCACGAAACTAAACCCGCATCCTATCCCTGGGAGGTCGTGAGTGGCAGCTGGTCGGGTCCTCAATTTGACCTGGTGAGTGATGACAATAACATGTCCCGCTGTGCAATCGAAGGCTGGTTCACCATCGAAAGTACGCGCTCGATTTTTGAGCAGGCCGGCCTCGATCTGGAAGATTTGAAAAAGGCAGCACCGACACGCGATTTTAAAGCCGTGCCTATGGGACTCACTGCCTCGCTGGATCTAAGCAATAATATCCGGCATTCCCGCTCTAAAAATGTCATCGCTGTTTTACCCGGTAAGGAAAGGGCGGATGAATATATTTTTTACATGGCGCATTGGGATCACCTGGGCAAAGACCCCAACCTTGAGGGAGACCAGATTTACAACGGCGCTTTTGATAATGCCACGGGAACCGCAGGTCTCATTGAATTGGCCGAGGCTTTTAGCACCCTCCCCAATCCTGTGTCGCGCTCGATTGTTTTTTTGGCAGTAACGGCCGAGGAAGATGGGTTGCTGGGATCGCGGTACTACGCCAGCAATCCGGTTTACCCGCGAAACAAAACCGTCGCGGCGATCAATATGGACGGCTTAAATGTTTATGGAAAAATGAATGATATCACAGTCATCGGCTATGGCAATTCGGAATTGGATGATTATCTTGAAGAAGAAGCCAAAAAACAGCAGCGCTACGTACGTCCGGATCCGAATCCTGAAAAGGGTTACTTTTACCGCTCCGATCATTTTAGTTTTGGCAAAGAGGGAATCCCTGCGCTCTACTGCGATAACGGTATTGACCATGTTGAGCACGGTGAAGCGTGGACTCAGGAACAAATGGATAAATACACCGCCGAAAGATACCACAAACCTGCGGATGAGTTCGACCCAAACTGGGACCTTTCCGGGGCTGTTGATGATTTGCGATTGTTTTTCAGATTGGGGTATCGTCTGGGCAGGGAGTCGACTTTTCCTAATTGGAAAGAAGGTACTGAATTTAAAGCCAAACGGGATGCGGATATGCAGGAGGCAGCGCATTCCAGTAATTAGGTTTCCAAGGGAGTTTTTTTTAGCCACGGATTTGCACGGATAAAACACAGATTTAATAAATGAAGCTTTAAATCTTATCTTCTTTTGACTTACAACTAAAGTTGTTTTATCCGTGTCAATCAGTGTAAATCCGTGGCTGAATTATTTGGTTGCGGTTTCGCAGCGCTTGGAAAACCAATGGTTAAAACTCTTAATATTTGACAATGATTTTCATATTTTTTAAATTTTTTCATTCTTGTATCCTTCAGGAGGGAGCATGAAAATCAACTTCAATGGTTCGCCCAATCCGACTGTCGGCGTTGAATTAGAGTTGCAGATCCTCGATCCGGAGACAAAAAACCTGGTCTCCGGCGCCCAGCAGATTCTGGCAAAAACCGACGATCCCGACCATGTCAAGGCGGAGCTGATTCAATCCACAATCGAATTAAACACGGATGTTTGCACTAATATTTCGGCTGTTCGAACGGATTTAACGGAACGATTAAATTCACTCCTTTCACTTTGCGACCAGCTTGGATATGAAGTGGCTTGCGTGGGCACACACCCTTTTGCCAAGTGGTCTGAGCAGGATATCACCCCTATAGAGCGCTATCATGCGCTCATTGATCGCTGCCAATGGCCGGCGAGACGGCTGATGATTTTCGGTTTGCATGTTCATGTCGGGATTGCAAGCGGGGAAAAAGCCATTGCGATTTTCAATTCGCTTTCGACATTTATCCCTCACCTTTTGGCCTTGTCTGCCAGCTCACCCTTTTTTGACGCTGCTGATTCAGGGTTGGCTTCTACTCGGGTGAAAATATTTGAAACCCTGCCAACTGCGGGATTGCCGTACCGGCTTATAAATTGGGCGGAATTTCAGCGTTTTATGATTACGCTGGTAAACGCAAAAGCCATTGAAAGCGTTCGTGATGTATGGTGGGATATTCGTCCGCATCCGGGGTTTGGAACTGTAGAGCTTAGGGTCTGTGACGGCTTACCGACTTTGGATGAAGTGTTTGCGCTCACGGCTTTTATTCAGGCGTTGGTGGTTTGGCTCGGCGAGCAATACGACGAAGGGCAGTATTTGCCCGTTCATCGCCACTGGATTATCCGGGAAAACAAATGGCGCGCGGCGCGCTGGTCAATCGATTCGGAAATTATTATCGATGAGGAAGGGGCGCTCCAGCCCCTCACCGAAGCGATTGACGAACTGCTGCAAACACTTGAACCCGTCTCCAAACGGTTGGGAAGCTACGATGACATGATGCAGATTCGAGAGATCATGAAAGTCGGTCCGAGTTATAAACGCCAAAGAAAGATTTTTGAGGAGACAGGGGACTATAAGAAAGTGATGGAAGCGGTTGTGCAGGAATTAAGAGAAAACAAAAAGATTGTGGCTTAATAGTTTTCATAGATTTGATTTTAATGCCGGTCCTTCAACTTTGAATGGCCGGTTTTTTATTTCTAACAAATTTGGAGAGCTCAATTGGCAGAATCAAAGCAAAAACTAACACATTTCGATGAAAAAGGCCGGGCTAAAATGGTTGAGGTTTCGGCGAAAGCTGACACTTTGCGGGAGGCAGTGGCGCGTGGATTTGTCCGTGTATCCGAAGAAGCTTTAGACCTGATAAAAAAGGGCAATCTTAAAAAAGGCGATCCTTTGGAAGTCGCGCGGATTGCCGGAATTATGGGTGCAAAAAGGACGCACGAGCTGATCCCGCTGTGCCATCCTTTGCTGTTAACCAACATCGAAGTCAATTTGAATTTAACTGAAAGCGGGATTGAAATTGAAAGTAGAGTCGTTTGTGTCGGCAAGACCGGTGTGGAAATGGAGGCGCTTACCGCAGTTTCCGTAGCAGCATTAACAATTTACGATATGTGTAAAGCGGTCGATAAGAAAATGACGATCGGTGACATTTTTTTGGTTAAAAAGAGCGGCGGCAGGAGCGGTAGGTTTGAAAGGTCTGCCGTGAAGAAATATAAATAATAATCGAAGATTTTTACAATCTACCTATGCTCTCATAAAAAATGAGGAAATCAAGCCACCGATTTTCGTGTTGATTTTGGTCATAATTTTCCTTATCATATAATCCTTTTGGACAAGAAAAAGTTGCAAAAATCAAAGGAGAAATAACTTGAGCATTACAATCAAAGGAAAAGTACATAAATACGGCAGCAACATCGATACGGATGTGATTATTCCGGCACGGCATTGTGTGAGCATCAAAGAAGAGTACCTGGCTGCCCATTGCTTAGAGGATTTGGATAAAGACTTCGTGAACAAAGTTCAGCCGGGCGACATTTTGATGGCTGAAAATAATTTTGGCTGCGGCAGCTCACGGGAAAACGCGCCGATTGCAATTAAAGGTGCAAAAGTCGGTTGTGTGGTCGCTAATTATTTTGCGAGAATTTTTTACCGAAACGCCATAAATATCGGCTTGCCCATTCTTGAGTGCCCGGAAGCCGTTTCCGGAACCGATGCTGATGATATCCTTGAAATCGATCTGGAGTCGGGTAAGATTTTTAATAAAACGAAGAACCAAACTTTTCAAGGCGCGCCGTTTCCGGAAACCATGCAGGAAATTATGAATATGGGCGGTATGGTTAATTATGTAAGAAATCGATTGTCAAGTGAAACGTGAGAAGTGAAAACGTGAGATGTGAAAAGTGAAACGTGAGACGTTAAAACGCCACAATAATTATCTCACGTTTGACATTTCACGTTTGACGTACTTCATGTCTGCTTAGACCATTAGAACTACGAATAGAAGGCCATTTCAACTTTCAAGGAGTTTTAAATGAGTGCAAATGATGTTGTTTTCTTATCGGGCGTAAGAACCGGTTTTGGAACTTTTGGCGGTGCTTTGAAAGATTTAAGTGCGATCGATTTGGGTACAATTGTCGCTAGGGGTGCACTTGAGAAGTCAGGTGTAAAACCAGATGACATAAACCATGTGGTTTTTGGAAACGTGCTGCAAACTTCCGCGGATGCGATTTACATGGCCAGGCACATTGGCTTGAAGAGCGGGGTGCCCGTTCCCGTCCCGGCATTGACCGTGAACCGTCTTTGCGGTTCGGGATTCGAAGCGATTGTCCAGGGCGCAAGGATGATTAAGCTTGATGAAGCTGACTTTGCTTTAACCGGCGGAACTGAAAGTATGAGTCAGGCGCCCCATATTATTCGCGGCGCCCGCTGGGGCCTGAGATTGAATCAAGGGAAGATGGAAGATTATTTGTGGGAGGCGTTGCTGGATCCGTACTGCGACTGCCAGATGGCCATGACCGCAGAGAACTTAGCAGATAAGTACGGCATTAGCCGTGAGGAGACCGATATTTTTGCCCACACCAGTCAAATGCGGGCAAAGAAAGCCTGGGATTCCGGACGGATGGCAGAGGAAATTGTGCCGGTTGAGCTGAAAAGCAGAAAGGGGACAACCATTTTTGAAAAAGATGAACATATGCGTCCGGAGACGACTTTGGAAGGGTTGGCCAACCTTGCCGCTTATTTTAAAAAGGACGGTACAGTTTCGGCTGGAAATGCGAGCGGAATCGTTGACGGGGCTGCTGCTTTAGTTTTAACTTCGATGGCGAAAGCGGAAGAGAGAGGGTTAAAACCTCTGGGCCGGCTCGTTTCCTGGGGAAATGTCGGCGTTGAACCGTCGATCATGGGCATCGGCCCGGTGGACGCCAGCAAGATTGCTCTGGAAAAAGCCGGATTGACGGTTGAGCAAATGGATTTGGTAGAGATCAACGAAGCTTTTTCACCGCAATACCTGGCTGTTGAAAAAGAATTAGGCCTCGATAGAGAAAAAACCAACGTAAACGGTGGCGCAATTGCAATCGGCCATCCTTTGGCCGCAACGGGGGTTCGGTTAACTTTAACGATTCTTTATGAGCTGCGCCGCCGGGGTGGAAAGTATGGCTTGGCTTCTGCTTGCATCGGCGGTGGCCAGGGCATGGCGGTTGTGGTTGAGGCTTTTTGATTTAGCTTCACCTGAAAATTACAAAAAATTTAAAGCCACTGATTAGCACAGATTTTTTAGGACTTTATTTTTTTAAAATCCTATAAAAAGTCAGTGTTTCTTGCGTACTACAAACTTGCAACATTGTGTTTTTTAGCAAAGTTTTCTCGGCTGGAATTATGTGAACAAGGATATTTAGCCACAGATTTACCCCATTAGATAAAGATATCCACTTACCGGAAAACATCAAAGACTCTTATCTAACGGGGTGAACACTGATAAAACACTGATTTAAAATCTAACTTTTGAAGCCACTTTTTTTCAAAAAGCTGTTACTGAGAGGCTCTGATATTGATAAGTCACCACAAGTAAAATTGAAACGCTCAACCCAACGATTTCATAATTTTGTTTTTTCAGTTTCATAGTCTAAACTCAATTTATCCGTGTCAAATCAGTGTTAACCCCGTTAGATAAAAACATCAGCTAAACAGAAAACCTAAAAACTCTTATCTAACGGGGTTAATCCGTGGCTAAAGTTAATTTATCTTTTGATTGCGACTTCGTCGCGCTGTGTTTATCCGTGGCTGAAGTCGTTGTAGCAACGAGGTGTAGGTGTTGAATCGATCACCACTATTTGCAAGAGAAACTTTTCTAAATGTGATAATTATTTTGGAGGATTTATGGCAATAAAAAAGGTAGGCGTCATTGGCGCCGGTTTGATGGGGTCCGGCATTGCTCATGTAGCGGCTGCTGCGGGTTATGAAACCGTAGTTCGAGAAGTATCTCAGGAATTGCTGGACAAAGGGTTGTCTCGAATCGATGGGTTTCTTTCTAAGTCCGTCGAAAAAGGCAAACTGACTTCCGAACAAAAGGCAGCGACTTTAAAGAATCTAAGCGGCACCATTCAATTAGAAGGTTTAAAAGACTGCGATTTGATAATTGAAGCAATCACTGAAGATATCAAATTAAAGCAAGAGACATTTGGTACTTTAGATAAAGTATGTTCCGCGTCCACGATTTTTGCGAGCAACACTTCATCTCTGACCGTTACCGAAATGGCCGCCGCGACAGAACGACCTGATAAATTTGTCGGGTTGCATTTTTTTAATCCTGTGCCAATTATGAAATTGGTAGAAGTGGTCCGCACAATACAAACGAGTCAAGAGACTTTTGACGCTGCTTTTGAATTTGCAAAATCGGTTGGCAAGGTGCCGATTGCCTGCAAAGACAATTCTGGTTTCGTCGTGAATCTCCTTTTGGTGCCTTACTTGATTGGTGCAATTCGCGCCGTCGAAAATGGCGTAGCTTCAATTGAAGACATCGATAAAGGTATGACCCTTGGCTGCGGTTACCCGATGGGTCCGTTGACCCTGCTTGATTTTGTCGGGCTTGATACAACTTATTATATTGCCAATATTATGTTTGATGAATATCGTGAACAGCAGTATGCGCCGCCGCCGCTTCTGAAAAAGATGGTGCAAGCCGGTTTCTATGGACGAAAATCAGGTAAGGGTTTTTACGATTATTCAGGCGAGAAGCCTGTACCGAATGATCTGGGGATATAGATTTAGAGTTTCGAGTTCCGAGTTTCGAGGTGGGAAATTTTCAACCCAGAACCCGAAACTCGGAACCATTGCTTTAAGGAGAATAAATGGCTTATAAAAACATCCTGTTTGAAACCAAAGATAAAATAGCAACCATAACCGTCAATCGTCCGGAAGCGCTGAACGCACTCAATTGGCAGACGATGCAGGAAATCCACGCGGCATTTTCAAGTGTTAAAGAAGGCTATGAGATTGGCGGCGTGATTATCACCGGGGCGGGAGAAAAGTCTTTTGTTGCTGGTGCGGACATTAAAGAACTTGCCACAAAAGATCCAGTTGGTGCAAAAGAATTCTCTTTGGCGAGTCAGGAAATTTTACATTTCATCGAGCATTTCCCCAAGCCGGTCATTGCTGCGGTGAATGGCTTTTGCCTGGGGGGCGGCTGCGAGCTGGCAATGGCTTGTCACATGCGGGTTGCTTCTGAAAACGCAAAATTCGGCCAGCCGGAAGTGAACCTGGGACTGATCCCGGGCAATGGCGGTACGCAGCGTTTGCCCCGTTTGGTTGGCAAAGGCAGGGCGATTGAGCTGGTTCTAACGGGAAATATGATCGACGCACAGGAAGCCTACCGAATTGGTTTGGTCAACAAAGTGACTCCTCAGGAAGAACTCATCGCCGCAGCGCAAAAAATTCTAAAAACAATCATGACCAAAGGCCCGGTGGCTGTAAAACTCGGTTTGGAGGCGGTCAACCATGGATTGGAATTAAGCTTAGACCAAGGTGTGCAGTTAGAGTCTAACTTGTTTGGTTTGTGTTTTTCAACCGCAGACATGAAAGAAGGCACCCAAGCTTTTATCGAGAAGAGAAAAGCCGATTTTAAAGGCAAGTAGCTCATTCAGGAATCATCTATGACCGAGTTTAAGGAAAGCGATTTGATCTACGATTGGAATCTTCACAATGAAAGCAGATTCCAGCCGGACCCACCCATCGAATTTGACGACGAAACGCTCAGGGATGGCCTGCAGTGTCCATCTGTAACCGATCCGCCAATCGAGGAAAAAATTGAAATTTTACATTTGATGGATGACCTGGGGATTCACGCGGCAAATTTGGGTTTGCCAGCGGCAGGCCCACGGGCGGTTGAGGATGTTACCCGGCTGGCAAAAGCGATAGTTGATGGAAAGCTGAACATTACCGGCAATTGTGCCGCAAGAACCGTTGAAGCAGATGTTGTTCCGATTGTGGAAATTTCCCAGAAGGTCGGCTTAGCGCTTGAGGCCTGCACGTTTATTGGCTCTAGTCCAATTCGCCAGTATTCTGAAGAATGGGATATCGATTTCCTGGTACGCCAAACGGAAGCAGCGGTTAAATTTGCCGTAAATCAAGGTTTGCCTGTAATGTACGTTACAGAAGACACCGTTCGGGCACACCCGGATGATATTCGAAAGCTTTACACCACTGCTATCAACGCCGGCGCCAGGCGAGTTTGTGTTTGCGATACGGTAGGTCATATTACCCCGACGGGGGTTAAGAATTTAGTTACGTTTGTTCGCGAAGTAGTTGAGTCGACCGGCGAAGAAATAAAGATCGATTGGCACGGGCATCGGGATCGTGGTTTTGCGATTTCAAACACTTTCGCTGCTATTGAAGCCGGCGCAAACCGCGTACATGGATGTGCGCTTGGAGTCGGAGAAAGAGTTGGAAATACTCCCTTAGATTTGATTTTAGCAAACTGTAAATTGAACGGCTGGATCGACAATGATTTATCGAGGCTTAAAACCTACTGCCAAAAAATTTCCGAAGCCCTGAATGTGCCGATTCCACCAAACTACCCGGTTATTGGCGAAGACGCATTTCGAACCGGCACGGGTGTTCATGCTGCTGCGGTCATTAAAGCAGAAAAAAAGGGGGACAAGTGGTTGGCCGATAGGGTTTATTCGGGAGTTCCAGCCGAATGGTTTGGCTGCGAGCAGGTCATTGAAATTGGGCCGATGAGCGGTGAGTCAAATGTGATTTACTGGCTAAAGAAAAGAAACCTGGAGCCGAAAAGAGAATGGATAGACGCAATTTTTAAGAAAGCGAAGTCTTCAAATCGTTTGCTTAGAGATGAAGAAATCTACAAAATCATCGAGGGAAAAGCTTAACACCTTAATGCAGAACCCACCCCATTCCGATCGACGTAGACAAAATCGCAGGTCTAAACCCACCTCCCCTTTAACCGCCTCCAGCCTTTTTGGAAAAAGGAAAAATATCCGCAGAGACGAAGACAGTCTGACCCAGCCTTATGTTGATCTCTATAGCTTTTCGTCGGTTTTAAGTGTTTTGGTCACCCTAATTCTATCGGTAACGGACGCAATTTTTACTTTAAAGTTAATTAGTTTGGGGGGGAGTGAATTGAATCCGTTTATGGATTTTTTTTTGCAGCTGGGGCCAATCCCGTTCCTGACCGTAAAATGCATATTGACGGGCACCTGCCTGGTATTTTTTTTAGTTAATAAGAATCGGGTGATATTTTGGGGGCGTCTGAGAGTAAAGCTTTTGCTGGTTTTCTCTCTATTATTATACGTTACCTTGATTCTTTACGAGTTAGCTTTATTGTCCTCCACCTAATAAAGGTGGGACACCATGATCAAAGTCAGAAATAGCTTCTTCGATTGTGTCATAAACGCTTAAAAACCAAAAAAACTCCAACACTTTAAAGACTTCAAAAACGTCAGGCGCCATTCTGGTTAGTTTTAAGTCGCCGTCATGTTCCCGAATTTCTTTAATCTTACTCAGAAATATACTCCAGCCGCGACTGCTAATGTAACCTACATTTTCCAGATCTATGATAATATTATAGGATTTTGTTTTTATAAGTGATTCGATGACTTTGTCCAGCTCATCGGAAGTTGTAAACTCAATATACCCACCTACCCTGATAACTGATATCGGTTTTTGAGAAACTGTTTCTTCAGCAGAGTTCATGTAACAAATTTTGAATTTAAACTTTAAAAATTAAGTACAGCAAACTAAGTTATTTGAGTATAAAATACAAGTTTTTTAGGTAAAAATACCAAGAAAGAACTTGCGTTTTTATACAATTTTCGCTTAACTTTGTGCGAGAATAGTAAACGAGCGCAATAAACTAAGACACTAACGGTCCGTGAAATTGCATAAATCTTATATGTTTTTAAGGGTCACTCGGTTTGTTCAAAGTATTTTTAAACTCGGCGCTGACGAGAAGCAGAGATCCTTTAAGGGATGAGCCGCCGGATCCTGCATTTGGATATGGACGCATTTTTTGCGGCTGTTGAACAATTGGATTTTCCACAGTATCGTGGAAAGCCGGTGATTGTAGGTGCAGATCCAAAGGGTGGAGCTGGGCGCGGGGTGGTCGCCACTGCCAGCTACGAAGCCAGAAAATACGGCGTTCATTCGGCCCTGCCTATTTCGCTGGCGTATCAACGCTGCCCGCACGCTGTTTACTTGCGCGGACGCTATGAGCGCTACTCGGAAATTTCCCGCCAGCTGATTGCCACATTAAATGAATTCACACCGGTTATCGAGAAAATAAGTATTGATGAAGCTTTCCTTGATATCACTAAAAGCCTTGCTCTATTTGGCAGCGCTGAAAAAATAGGCCATCAAATTAAAAAGCGAATTTACGACGACCTTGGGCTGGTTGCTTCCATTGGAATTGCACCTAATAAGTTCCTGGCAAAAGTAGCATCAGATTTGGAGAAGCCTGACGGCTTTGTGGTGGTAAAAGAAGGTGAGGAGAAGGAATTTCTTAAGTCTCTTCCGATTTCAAGGCTTTGGGGAGTAGGGAAAAAAACAGAAGCGGCTTTAAAGCAAATGGACATTGAGACAATTGGACAAATTGCTCACATGCCAGAGCAGGATTTGAGTCGAAGATTTGGTAAGTGGGGGAGTGCCCTCTGGAGACTCGCCAATGGAATAGACCCTAGATCCGTGAAACCCTGGGAGACGCAGAAATCGATCAGCCAGGAGACTACTTTTGACGAAGACACCGGTGACGAAGAAGCTATTCATAAAACACTGCTTGGTCTTGCCGAGTCTTTGTCCAGATTGATGCGCAAAAGCAAATTAAAGGGAAGAACTGTAACGCTAAAGATCCGGCTTGAAGATTTTTCTACGTTTACCCGCAGCAAGACCCTGTCCGATTTTGTCGATTCAACCCAAATCTTGAAAGGGGTGGCTATCGGCCTCTACAAGAAATTTAACAAAAAAAATATGAAAGTCCGCTTGTTGGGAATCGGTGTGTCACAGCTCAACTCGGTTTCAGGAGAGCAGCTCGGCCTATTTGAGCAGGAAGCGCCTTTGGATGCCAAGATGACCAAATTATTGGATTCGCTGCAAGATAAGTATGGCGAAGGTGCAGTTAAGCGTGCCTCGCTACTTGATAAAACTAAGCCTCAGTTTAAAGGCCCACATTAAACACCAGTGTAGTGTCCATCCATGAGACAGTTTTTTTTTATATGACATTTTTTTATTTTTTGAGATAGCTAAAACCATTTATTACAATGGGGCTAAGTATTTGATTTTTCTTCTCCAATTTACTTTTTACCACGATTAGAAAACTCTGGCATATCCATTGCCATTCAGGAGGTGAAATAACCGCCAACCAGAGGAGATGGAGATGCCAAAAATCAAAATTAATCCCGCCGTTGTTATTTTAGGACTTGCCGTTTCAAATTTTTTTATGGCCTGTTCGGATAAACTTGTTAATCACAGGCGTTTGAATGCCAACGAATATCAGGTTCGCCATGGAGATGTTCTTGAAATTAAATTTGATTATTACCCGGATTTCGATCAGACTGTGATCGTTGGGCCGGACGGTAAAACCTCATTTCAAGACCTTGAAGAATTGCAGGTCAAAGATTTGACAATAAGCGAGCTCAGACAAAACCTGATGAAAAAATACGGTAAAATGTTGGCATCGCCTGGTCTGCAAGTGAAAGTTCATGAGTCATCAAAATTTTCGATTTACGTCGGTGGACACATAAAAAAACCCGGCATGGTCAAGTTCAAAAAAGATCTTACCATTGTTCAGGGAATTCTTTTGGCCGGAGGGTTGAAAGATAAATCTAAAGGTAGTTATGAAATATTTGTCTTTCGCAATCGAGGTGAAGAAGGTGTGAAAATGTATAAATTTGAGATAGGTAAAAAAATAGGCGCTAAACAACTAAAAAGAAACTTTAAGTTAGCGCCTTATGATGTTGTGTTTATCATGGAGTCCAAGACTTCTAAGAAGAAAAACCGAAAATTGATATAAACAATGCTTAGTAATAAAATGAATACTTTGCCTAGTCTGCACTTGTTTTGTGAGGGTTCTTTACAAAAGGGTCCTTATAATGATTTGGATTATTTAAAAGCATCTAATGAGTTAGAAGTAAGTTTGGCAGACACTCATTCCGCCCCTGACGATTTGTCCGATGCCAAAGTGAGGTGCGGGGATCACGAGGTGCTTCCTCATTTGGATATGTTTTATGACAACTTAGCCAAATTAGATCCCGCAAGGCAATCCCGGGTGATTCTTTTTAATACACCTGCGGCAAAAGCCGGAAGTTCGAATCATATTATTGATTTCGCAAAAATTTTGTCTCGGTCTGGAAATCGAATACTTATGCTGGATTGTAATTTTAGAGCCGTCGGCTCTCAAAGCTTTTTTGACTTACCATCTGGTGCCGGCGTGGGTGATTATGTCGCTGGAAATGTTGGACTCGATAGGATAATAAATGAAAGCAGGCATAAGAATATATATTTTATAAAAAGCGGCCATTCAGTAGGCAACTCGGTTAGGCTTTTGATGTCAACAAAGTTTAATGAATTAATTGATAGGCTCAAATATGAGTTTGATTATATTTTGGTTAATTCTCCGCCTTATCGCGACTGCATTGACGCTTTTGTTCTAGCGAAATTTTTGCGACCCATCGTTTTGTTACTTCGGAGCCAAAGACAAGGTCACCATGATGATGTGAGCGATGTCCGTGCTGAATTGGGAGTACTTAAGTTGCCCGTCATGGAACTAGCTGCAGCTTAGGCTTCACAACGAAATTACCCCTTAACAAAGCAGTATTTGAACCATCGAAACTTTCAAACCACCTTTTTTCCGGCAGCGGACATTCCCTGGAGTAAATGGGAACATTGACATTTAATACGCAGATGCAATCTGGTACAATAGAAAATACAAGTTTTAGAGCATTTGGTGAAGTTTCTGGAAAACATAGCGGTGTGATTTCATATAACAGCGGAACAAATACAGTGACATTAAATCCCGACGCAAATTTTGTATTTGGTGAAAAGGTGCAGGTGGTTCTGACAGAAGATATAAGAACTGAAGGGAATTCAATTCCTTTGGCAGGTGGGTACAGTTGGCGATTTGCAATCGCACCATTATTAGGAGACGGGAATTATGAGTTAGATGCAACGAATTACGCTGTAGGGAAAGATCCGCTTGCGCTTGCGGTTGGTGAGTTCAACAACGATGTTTATACTGATTTCGTCGTTGCCAACAGTGCGGAAAATAGTGTAAGTGTTTTTAAGAACAATCAACGCGGTGGATTTGATCTGGCTGATACATACACAGTCGAATCAAATCCGCGGGGCTTAACTGTGGCTGATATTGATGCAGACGGTGATATGGATATAATTGTTGCAAATAATACATCCAATAATATTTCCGTACTCAAAAATCAGGGGAATGGGAGTTTTACAACTGTGTTGACCTATCC
The nucleotide sequence above comes from candidate division KSB1 bacterium. Encoded proteins:
- a CDS encoding 2-isopropylmalate synthase — translated: MTEFKESDLIYDWNLHNESRFQPDPPIEFDDETLRDGLQCPSVTDPPIEEKIEILHLMDDLGIHAANLGLPAAGPRAVEDVTRLAKAIVDGKLNITGNCAARTVEADVVPIVEISQKVGLALEACTFIGSSPIRQYSEEWDIDFLVRQTEAAVKFAVNQGLPVMYVTEDTVRAHPDDIRKLYTTAINAGARRVCVCDTVGHITPTGVKNLVTFVREVVESTGEEIKIDWHGHRDRGFAISNTFAAIEAGANRVHGCALGVGERVGNTPLDLILANCKLNGWIDNDLSRLKTYCQKISEALNVPIPPNYPVIGEDAFRTGTGVHAAAVIKAEKKGDKWLADRVYSGVPAEWFGCEQVIEIGPMSGESNVIYWLKKRNLEPKREWIDAIFKKAKSSNRLLRDEEIYKIIEGKA
- a CDS encoding STAS domain-containing protein, producing MNSAEETVSQKPISVIRVGGYIEFTTSDELDKVIESLIKTKSYNIIIDLENVGYISSRGWSIFLSKIKEIREHDGDLKLTRMAPDVFEVFKVLEFFWFLSVYDTIEEAISDFDHGVPPLLGGGQ
- the dinB gene encoding DNA polymerase IV is translated as MSRRILHLDMDAFFAAVEQLDFPQYRGKPVIVGADPKGGAGRGVVATASYEARKYGVHSALPISLAYQRCPHAVYLRGRYERYSEISRQLIATLNEFTPVIEKISIDEAFLDITKSLALFGSAEKIGHQIKKRIYDDLGLVASIGIAPNKFLAKVASDLEKPDGFVVVKEGEEKEFLKSLPISRLWGVGKKTEAALKQMDIETIGQIAHMPEQDLSRRFGKWGSALWRLANGIDPRSVKPWETQKSISQETTFDEDTGDEEAIHKTLLGLAESLSRLMRKSKLKGRTVTLKIRLEDFSTFTRSKTLSDFVDSTQILKGVAIGLYKKFNKKNMKVRLLGIGVSQLNSVSGEQLGLFEQEAPLDAKMTKLLDSLQDKYGEGAVKRASLLDKTKPQFKGPH
- a CDS encoding polysaccharide biosynthesis/export family protein — encoded protein: MPKIKINPAVVILGLAVSNFFMACSDKLVNHRRLNANEYQVRHGDVLEIKFDYYPDFDQTVIVGPDGKTSFQDLEELQVKDLTISELRQNLMKKYGKMLASPGLQVKVHESSKFSIYVGGHIKKPGMVKFKKDLTIVQGILLAGGLKDKSKGSYEIFVFRNRGEEGVKMYKFEIGKKIGAKQLKRNFKLAPYDVVFIMESKTSKKKNRKLI
- a CDS encoding VCBS repeat-containing protein, giving the protein MGTLTFNTQMQSGTIENTSFRAFGEVSGKHSGVISYNSGTNTVTLNPDANFVFGEKVQVVLTEDIRTEGNSIPLAGGYSWRFAIAPLLGDGNYELDATNYAVGKDPLALAVGEFNNDVYTDFVVANSAENSVSVFKNNQRGGFDLADTYTVESNPRGLTVADIDADGDMDIIVANNTSNNISVLKNQGNGSFTTVLTYP